Part of the Schistocerca cancellata isolate TAMUIC-IGC-003103 chromosome 9, iqSchCanc2.1, whole genome shotgun sequence genome is shown below.
catgccaatggccttgccacagtggcaataccggttctcgtcagatcaccaaagttaagtgctatcgggctgggctagcacttacatgggtgaccatccagtctgccgagtgccGTTGgtgaatggggtgcactcagcccttgtgagacaaactgaggagctacttgattgagaagtagcggctccagactgacatatggcctggagagcggtgcgctgaccacatgcccctccatatccgcatccagtgacacctatgggtggggatgacacggcggtcggttggtgccATTGGGCCTtacaaggcctgtttggacggagttaaGTTTAGTACCTGAGTCATCTAGAACATTTGTAGGACTGAAGCAGGGGATTCTTGCACTGGAAGTAATGATGAAGCATCCCAATTGTAGTTAGAGGGCATGGTAGGCTAACTGGCTTAAATGGCACTGATCCCAATCAGTCTGCATCTGATTACCACTACAACAGCGGTATGGATAGAGAAATGGCTCTGCATGAACCACTATGTTTGCCCCATACCAAAGTGCTTGATCCAACAAATCATAGTTGTTACAACCAAAGTGGATCTTGACACATACTTGCAGGATTTCTTTAGAATCCATAGTCATTAATTTGACATCTGTTAGTGCTCAGTGTGTTTTAAAACTAAGAAGTACCATCGGTAATTTTGCATGTCAAACAGTGGTTACGTGGGAACCGATGCACACACCAGGGGCAGGCAAGAGCATATTGCTTCCACCAGGACCACGCCTAGGAAAGAATCGAGAGAGCCAATGCGACTACCTAGTTGTTGGCCACTGTACAGTCGTTCAGAATTCACATTTTCTGTCTCAGAATTCGATAGAAAAGATGAAAAAGAGTTTCACAGTGCAGTCAGAATGCTAAGATCCGCTTTGGTTGTAACAACTATGATTTTTCAGTTGAAATATTGAAATTAGCATATCTTCGTGCACATATGTGTACAGAAGGTAGTTGTGTATTTGACTGATTACTGAATATTGGATTTATCAGGTGTAATATTTCACATGACAGAGGTGTAGAATAAATTGTCTTAACGTAGTTAGAATTAGCTATATGCTGGTCCTGAGCACAGGGGGTGTAGGTTCTTTTCTATTAGACTCATTGTAGTGAGACCCTTACATGCAAATGATTGGCAAGTTTTTATTGCATACATCAGGTCTAAGGTCGGCATTGTGTTCACGAAGCCAAgattcatttgaagcagtatttagaATAATAGTCTATACAACTGCATGAAACAATGTTTTAGTCTCATAAGCTGTAAGTTTTGCTGTAGTCTTAAGACAGATCATAGTCACAAGAATTTAGgtgaaagtctgtgtgtgtgtgcaatgcagTATAATGTTTGTGTTGCAttttgacgatgatgatgattatgataatgatgagagaagggagagggtgaaaccttgTGCCAGCACATGGCTTACTCCTCACCAAAAACACCAAGGCGGCTGCTAAACTTAACGCCCCCCCCTGACAGATGGATtactatcaacagtgtcacatgtccgCACTTTGTGAGGTTCTGtggagtggtttggtatttaaaccaggacattggcgAAAAGTCTGGTAAGCAGGAAATTTACACCAcatcctctcctccccttgctggcCAAGTACTGGCAGTGAAAATGTGAATAGGTCAACAAGCGTTTTTGTGGGTAGGGGTGGGGGGTAATGGAGTCGACTTACTGTCATTGCTACATCTCAAATATCACAACCAAATGGCTCCCCAGTAAGCAGTAGCTTTCTCTGTTGACAAGGTTGTGTCAAGAAATTTGCAAATAACTGAACTGAAATCTTTTGctgccataatacactcctggaaattgaaataagaacaccgtgaattcattgtcccaggaaggggaaactttattgacgcattcctggggtcagatacatcacatgatcacactgacagaaccacaggcacatagacacaggcaacagagcatgcacaatgtcggcactagtacagtgtatatccacctttcgcagcaatgcaggctgctattctcccatggagacgatcgtagagatgctggatgtagtcctgtggaacggcttgccatgccatttccacttggcgcctcagttggaccagcgttcgtgctggacgtgcagaccgcgtgagacgacgcttcatccagtcccaaacatgctcaatgggggacagatccggagatcttgctggccagggtagttgacttacaccttgtagagcacattgggtggcacgggatacatgcggacgtgcattgtcctgttggaacagcaagttcccttgccggtctaggaatggtagaacgatgggttcgatgacggtttggatgtaccgtgcactattcagtgtcccctcgacgatcaccagtggtgtacggccagtgtaggagatcgctccccacaccatgatgccgggtgttggccctgtgtgcctcggtcgtatgcagtcctgattgtggcgctcacctgcacggcgccaaacacgcatacgaccatcattggcaccaaggcagaagcgactctcatcgctgaagacgacacgtctccattcgtccctccattcacgcctgtcgcgacaccactggaggcgggctgcacgatgttggggcgtgagcggaagatggcctaacggtgtgtgggaccgtagcccagcttcatggagacggttgcgaatggtcctcgccgataccccaggagcaacagtgtccctaatttgctgggaagtggcggtgcggtcccctacggcactgcgtaggatcctacggtcttcgcgtgcatccgtgcgtcgctgcggtccggtcccaggtcgacaggcacgtgcaccttccgccgaccactggcgacaacatcaatgtactgtggagacctcacgccccacgtgttgagcaattcggcggtacgtccacccggcctcccgcatgcccactatacgccctcgctcaaagtccgtcaactgcacatacggttcacgtccacgctgtcgcggcatgctaccagtgttaaagactgcgatggagctccgtatgccacggcaaactggctgacactgacggcggcggtgcacaaatgctgcgcagctagcgccattcgacggccaacaccgcggttcctggtgtgtccgctgtgccgtgcgtgtgatcattgcttgtacagccctctcgcagtgtccggagcaagtatggtgggtctgacacaccggtgtcaatgtgttctgttttccatttccaggagtgtaaatatcttATGATGTGGTTAGTTTTGTGTGCCATGTTTTCAAGAGTCGGAAGGGATTCCTTCACACAGAAGATCGGTATTACCTACATGAAGCATCTCTTTCAGTGGAGGGCAACCACAGTTTAACAGCAGCGTTGTGAAGTCAAAGGAACTCAGTGTCAGGCATCGATGTTTCATAATTTGGCAGCTGAACTTATTGAGGAATGGAATGTAGGAAATTTTGATGGTAAGCGGATGAAGACTTCCAGAATACGATACTGCTGTGCATCTGTACCTTAATATACGGCGATTTTCGCACTGTTGTGTATCAGAGAAGTAAGAATGCTGTAGGTTTAACGTTTGTTGCTGGAGAGATGTGTTTTTGGAAGAGGACATAGTTCTGCTTCTATGATATACCATTCGCCAGAAATTTATGTGTGGAGAAAAATGTGAGAATTTTTCTGTTTCACGCAGGAGCCTCCCTGGAGAGGAGAAGAACCGGAGGCTGATCCAGGCGGCTCAGGAGGGTGCAGCCAATCAGCTGCGTTTATTGCTGGCGGCGGGGGCGGACGTGGGGGCGAGGGATGGGGACATGATGACAGCCTTGCACTGGGCAGCACTCGGGGGATACGAGGAGGCAGTGGCGTGTCTGCTGCAGGCCGGTGCTGAGGTCAATGCCAGGAACAACACACAGGGCACACCTCTGCACTTTGCTGCGTTCTTCGACCACGCACCTGTGGTGCGGCAGCTGGCGGCGTCCTGTGCTGACCCGAACGCCAGGAGTAATCACGGGGTGACCCCACTACATTTGGTGGCATTCAATGGCCACGTAGAGGCGGCGGCAGCACTCCTGGAGGCGGGGGCCGACAAAAGGGCCAGGACCAGCGACGGGGAGACGCCGCTGGACGCCGCCAGGCAGAACAACCACCGTCAACTGATAGACATGCTAAGATGGAGCTAGCCCGTCCGACAAACACCTCTAGAGTGAAATAAAAGTATCTCACTAAACGATTTCTCATTGCTTTTATAATAAAGAACACAAGAAAGTAATTCTGCTTCTTCTGTGTGCCCATATCCGTGCAGTACAACTACTCCATTAACATTGTGAGATGTGACTCATTATTAGAGGACTACAGCTTAGCAAATCATGACAGGGCCAACCATGTTATGGAAGACTCCAGTCGTGAGCTAGATTGACCAGTTGCTTGATCCCTATTGTACTTTCTGGAATGAGAACATTCCGCATCTTTTCAGATATCTAATGTAAAAAATTTGGACAATGAACGGTGCAGGAAGGCTCTTGTAAATGAATCATGTGTGCCGGCCTTGCATGAATTATTAAATGGCAAAGGCAGGAACTGTTTATCTACAGAATAGACATaacattgaaacttctttatttaaatgagtgtgtctgaaattaaaattgctgaatgactgagaagatgaaacttctacgttatttgattctgaaacagctgaataaaactgaacgtactgagcctactttctctttactttttctaatCATGTCAACTGTGACCCGCAatattcagcgcaacgcaatctgactcctcAAAAAACACAACCtttcttcaaataattaattcaaaagaatggccctgcctaaaaacaaatcttaacaataacctatacatttcattgagcacttacctcacaaaaatcttcattgcgcgaactactgcaatagagcgagagtcaatactgccagctaaataaaagattctaactactaaactcAATAACTACTAATAAGCATGTGGTTAGCATAGGAAAGATTTTAGAGTGAGATTTTCAttttgcagcggaatgtgcgctgatatgaaacttcctggcagattaaaactgtgtgccggaccgagactcgaactcaggacctttacttTTCCAGGCGAGTGCActacctttttttattcattttgttcggtattgttcgttgcgtacggtctgggcggatgtcacaagacataCGTTCAAAAatacgttcaagttcatcgttgattcctttgctcagttttttttattatcgaCGGCGagcggccctctgaccgaacatgctaagCTACCATGccggcgccatctgagctacccaagcacgactcacgccccattctcacagcttcacttctgccagtacctcatctcctaccttccaaacggtacagaagctctcctgcgaacactgcagaactagcactcctgaaagaaaggatgttgcggagtcatggcttagccagagcctgggggatgtttccagagtgagattttcattcAGCAGCGGAATGTGGGCTGATATgatatttcctggcagattaaaactgtatggaaaaattctgttgcaaaccaaataatatatttttttaccttcataatgcgacatccagttcaaacacgaatataaatcgtcattgacatccagtacatagatacataatcatgaataattttcaatctccaagtcggatacttctagatcgttagcctacgccaaCACTTTAGACCTCTGCcatccatcaatgctaacttctcacatttaacatccatcactgctggctgttcacctccaactgcccaacagtacttccatcactgctggcgactaatttccaactgcccaaccctactggcgattaacttgcaacgagtccaaccagccacaggagtctcttacaaagaaagcgcagtcagagatccaatgcaaagcgccacACAGCGCTGACAAcatagaagcagcccacttacaacatgTTCGGATTGCCCAATTTATTTTCTCTCATAAGAACATAAATgatatgagaaataaaaagggtttTTACATGTGAGAAAGGCAAAAAGAACGTTGATAAAAATAGGGAAGAATTACTTGATTATGCCTTAAGCATTTTCGAGTGGGCTGCAGGGAACTGgtgaaacagaaatgaaaattatCATCTCCCCAGatctgacccctccccccccccccaataaaccaTGGAGCTTTCCGTTGGTAGGGAggtttgtgtgcctcagtgatacgtgATAGTTATATAATAGGcctctgttgagaagccagacaaacatacaaacgtgtggttcctgaagaggggcagcagccttttcagtagttgcaaggaatGGTTGACTGATATGgccctgtaacatcaaccaaaatggccgtgctatgctggtactgcaaacggctgaaagcaagtggaaagtacagctgtaatttttcctgtggGCATACAGCCCTAGTGTGTGGTATGTGTGCTTAAtttatggcatcctcttgggtaaaatattctggaggtaaaatagtcccccattcgcatctccaggcagggactccTCAGTAGGACGTAattattaggagaaacaaaactggcattctacagatttgTGTGTGGAATATCAGATCCTTTAATCAGTCAAGTAGCTAAGAAACTTTAaaagccagccagggtggccgagcagttctaggcccttcagccgggaaacgcgcgaccgctatggtcgcaggttcgaatcttgccttgggcatggacgtgtgtgatgtccttaagttagttaggtttaagtagttctaagttctaggagatgttaagtcccatagtgctcagagccatttgaatcatttgaaactttaaaaagggaaatgaatgggttaaagttagatatagtgggaagtagtaaagtttggtggcaggaagaacaggacttcttagAGTAATTATGGGGTACGCATATGTAGAGAGAGGgtctgtctttttattttttttttatttgtggtaaggcactatggaaccaaactgctgaggtcaacggtccgtAGGCTTAGACACTACTAAAGCTAACGaacttaatctaaggacaacacacacacacccatgcccgagggaggactcgagcctcggaCGGGAGGTGCTCAAGACCACGTGGCTACTACGCGCagcagacagtgtttgcacagcaatcgccgacatagtgtaagtgaggtggaataaggggagccagtctgtattcaccgaggcagatggaaaaccgtcttaaaaaccatccacaggctggcctgcacaccggaccccgacactaatccgccaggcggcttcgtgccggggaccgacacgcccTCTCGCAGCGCATTAGACCatgcggctagccgggtgggctccCAATAGCATTACTTGCTGCCTAAATGTTGAGAGAGGTCTCGTAACCCCTTATGACGTCACCATCTGATTTCCAACCAAAATGGTCGCTGTTGCGCACGGAGGAAGTGAATAGACGCGAGAATGAGAAACGAACCAGAGAAGTATGCTGTCGACATGGGCGACACACTGTCGGCGGCCTCGATGCGCAGATCCAGGTTTTACTTGGAAACGGAACTTTGACAGTGGCTGCAGATATACATCTCTGAAGAGAGCCGTTCGCCCGTTCAGCCAGTAGATGCTGAGAGAGTGTCGAAGCAGTCAACACCCGGCATGGAAAGTTCCACTGTGGCGCCTGCCGCCCTGGCGCTGCCAAGCTGCCGGACACTGCAGCCAGACGGCTCTCACAGGCGCTACCGGGCCACGTTTGCCCAAGCTAAGGCCAGTATTactctatcaaatttctttgtcaaagatttgatcaaagatgtgatcaaatattccgtcaaatacatttgacaaaaatctttgacgtagcgctagaaggggtattacactgtcatcatatttttcatcaaagttcaagatggttgacaacaacaatttgttattaaccgcagcagttgcgtgTACGACaaatgcactgtgtgcacatgcggaagagaagctagagaaaaaaaaggaaacatacctgggtgaagccgtgggttttatgacgacacaataaaagcattcaatAAATCTTGtaacgtgagcttatagtggagggcgtcaagtcgtacatcagttacttaagaatggatgagcatacatttctgtgtgtgctcaatgaagtgtatcctcatatcacttAAGAACCGctgcatctgcagaagacaggctcactgtaacactccaattccttgctagaggagagggttaggttaggttaggttaggtcaggtcaggtacccgatcttcttaatctgtttttgtattcagcgtgcctcacgttgtaaagcgcttcatcagcttcatacatctctattaattttgtagttgtcggcacacaccaaatgtatttaccggcaatgtttataaaaacactagagACGACACAATGCTGCAGCGacgctagcgctccatgtggtaacatgtcacattgcagtgaacagaagacaagcgacttctttgattaaatctacagcgaggccccagatttgatcaaatattggacgccatttgacaaagttccctattacaccatcaaatatctttgacaaagatattctaCAAACAAATTTGATAGTCTAATACCAGCCTAAGGACTCTCTCTCCTAGAGCGAGGTCTGCTTTTGACGCAGCCGCCCAGCCCTCACCTTGTGTGCCGACGACCGGTCCTTTTGCGACTGGTTTCGTCGCCCTCCGAAAACATCTCACGGTACGCGCTTTCCTCTGCATACAGGAGCAGGGGAACAGACAGAGAGGATAACAGTCAAGTGACGTGAGGATGTGGTTAACCCTGAAATACTGTTGACGGTCTCTCAGACAGCTACAGTTTTTTGTCTTGTGATATTTAAGGTGAAGTATACTCGTCAGTGTGCCTTCCTACTGGATGGCAAGCTAGGCCTCGACAAGTCTCACATACGTACCACAGGGCTTGCATGCCGTATTTTTGTTGAACGGTACCGTTTCTTCGTGGTAAGGAAAGTTAGACGTTCTATACAGCGTTTTCGGTGCTAGAAGGATATGGGTGTTCGACAACGCCTCAGCGAATTCTCAGATGATAACTTTGATGACAGTGATAATGATCCTGATTTCGGGTATTTAGTGATCGCGATACTAGTTCGGAGAAGGAAACTGAAAGTGATGAAGGCGTGACAGGTGATGGCGATGGAGAAGCGTACTTCTTCGATAAGAACAGAAATATGTTTTCTCTGGAGGAAACAGAAGCCGCCACCAAACGTAAGAACAAGGCAACTCAATGTTGTCTTGAAACTGCCTGGACTGCAACAGATTCCGAGAAGTCTCGGACAAAACTTGCTGGCTTGGAGACATGAGCCTcagatacagaaatatttgttgtttttttttcgaaAAACGAAAAATATCAGCCTTTTGTTGTATCCGTGTCAACAGTTCGGTGTTCCGGTTTGATTGCAGAACTGTGGAGGGTCTTTGCGAAATGGATGCACGCTGAAAGCAACGAAATTCGATTCAGGGCCTCGGAATGATACAATAGGTaattaatttcttcttcatttttaaaataaaaaatgggcGGAATTTCTCCTTTCTTAGCATTATGGGTTGGAATAATCGCTCTAAGGCTGAAACGATGAGTAGTAAACTCAAAGCTGATTCCAAATACAATTTGTCATAGCCGAAATGTGTTTTACCGTATATTTATGTTGCGGATGTCTAATACTATCTACCTGATGAGTAGGAGGTCACTATGTGCTGTTATTTTAGTAACACATAAAATAATATCAAACTACAAATTTTGCTGTGTTTTAGTTTTCAAAGTGTTACAAATTCTGCATcgtttaaaaaatgcaaatttccaTAACACCTGTATCTAAGAAGTGTAACGAACAGCAGGAAGTCACGTAACAATATACATCGAAACTGAAGTttgatacataaaaaataaaaaggcgaTCTGAGAGACCCCTCCACAGTAATTGTGCTCCTGTCAACATACGTAGCAGCTAAGAGTTAACCAGAGCAAGTAAATGCCGACCCTCTTTAGTGCGCAGTTGCTGTTAGATCAAACACGCCTCGTCACAGTACTGATAAACAAACACCGTAATGATCATAATTACGAAAGGCCGGCAGTCCAAATGGATCTGCCGCTTTCCAGGCGTCTCTGCTTGCGTGAGCTGAACTTAGTAAACAAAACACTTGAGGAGGCGCCTTTTGTCTTTATCAGGTGATCCGTCAAGTATCTGAAGTACGTCTAAGAACTTCTTTCCTCACGCCACAGAGACAAGATtacgagcagaaatgaaacgcacatAGTACACGCTGTGAACTGCTTTGGAGAGGCTGTGTGGTTGCAGGTTCTTGTGTTAAGCATATAAGGCAGAAAGATCCGAATTAGGCGCAGCTTCAGAGGAAATAAAAGTCAAACAAGAAAGaagaactgttcaaatgtgtgtgaattcctatgggaccaaactgctgaggtcgtcggtcccaagacttacacactacttaaactaactcatgctaagaacaacacacacacacacacacacacacacacacacacacacacatgcccgagggaggggtcTATCAAACActgacacggcgcctctaaccgcgcggcaatACCGCGTGCAAAGAAGAACTGTTTgtttcaagaaatgagaaacataaattaaatgaaataaatcaaATGCTTGAAGTCTCAAAATCTATTGTTTCAAGTTATACGATTCCTACAAGCAACTCGAAGAAACGGGAACACGAGGATATAGTGGCGTTCAAATTTGGGAATCCaccccccgccggccggagtggccgtgcggttctaggcgctacagtctggaacccagcgaccgctacggtcgcaggttcgaatcctgactcgggcgtggatgtgtgtgatgtacttaggttagttaggtttaattagttctaagttctaggcgactgatgacctcagaagttaagtcgcatagtgctcagagccatttgaaccaggccatttgaatcccccctccccccccccccccccaatgagacGCGATCGTGTTTCACAAACAATAAAGCGAAGAACTGAAGCAGGTGGTTTCATTGTAATCAGTATTGGCTGCACAATTGTCATGCTGAAATGGAATTTACGTAATTATCATTTCTCAATAACAAGAGAAGTACGTAAAATTGTCAGTTTACTTATTTAAATAACGAAAATTAGTTTCGTCGTAAAGGATTAGGAACATTATTATAAAGTAAAAAGGAATGACTTCCTGTAAACTGATAGAGCACAGTGAAGAAAGCCGAGATGTTTCACGAAATTAAGGCCAGTCATTtcacaaataatttcgccagtttctTCTTCTTTAATGTTCGACCTATACGGTTTTGGTTTC
Proteins encoded:
- the LOC126101503 gene encoding poly [ADP-ribose] polymerase tankyrase-1-like; the encoded protein is MRVAAVAGSSPTPSLLSQPHSDHSQTPTTAALNMVANSSTPPDDSAVSHICVAAAAGSSPTPSPPSQPHSDHSRTPTTASLNVAAGSTPPPDDVAISHIRVAAAAGSSPTPSPLSQPNSDHSRTPTTATQNVSADSTPPPDDAAVSHIRSLPGEEKNRRLIQAAQEGAANQLRLLLAAGADVGARDGDMMTALHWAALGGYEEAVACLLQAGAEVNARNNTQGTPLHFAAFFDHAPVVRQLAASCADPNARSNHGVTPLHLVAFNGHVEAAAALLEAGADKRARTSDGETPLDAARQNNHRQLIDMLRWS